From Oryza sativa Japonica Group chromosome 4, ASM3414082v1, one genomic window encodes:
- the LOC107277057 gene encoding uncharacterized protein: MMVSYGGEIVQGDHGPDGKAAAPCYAGGVHRIVKVGLSERLAELRQRMAALAGCRDVCIRYALPGEGLGRLRDVANDGDLWGLVSLLFCHDASKTGRVRVFLFAVEAPLLRSASAPSSLPALVEEDATTAVSGGAVTLGLPRSASSPSLATSDSGTAVRMKVSYGGEIIQKQRGGSAAASCYYAGGVHRIVRVGLSERLASLRTRLAALAGFSGSDDVRIRYALPGEEGLHLHDVESDGDLWSLVSLLFFHEAVMATSSKPKQGRIRVFLFAADDAPAAPPLRRRSASSPSLVDVAKHQGALPALAEEEEDMDIDTAAATSPAGVSVTRTGQGMRRSASSPALAPPPPSESGTAAATSTSSSSSGDGVQFAPVVWGATDPRVAVYPLFTCCVPRGIVKTDNEFGLGI; this comes from the coding sequence ATGATGGTCAGCTACGGCGGCGAGATCGTCCAGGGCGATCACGGGCCAgacggcaaggcggcggcacCGTGCTACGCCGGGGGTGTCCACCGCATCGTCAAGGTCGGCCTATCCGAGCGGCTGGCCGAACTCAGACAGAGGATGGCGGCGCTCGCCGGCTGCCGTGACGTGTGCATTCGCTACGCGCTACCCGGAGAGGGCCTCGGCCGCCTCCGCGACGTGGCGAACGACGGCGACCTGTGGGGCCTCGTGTCGCTGCTGTTCTGCCACGACGCGTCCAAGACCGGCCGCGTCCGGGTCTTCCTGTTCGCCGTCGAGGCGCCGCTGCTCCGGAgcgcgtcggcgccgtcgtcgttaCCGGCGCTGGTGGAGGAGGACGCCACGACGGCGGTGTCTGGTGGTGCCGTCACACTGGGGTTGCCACGCAGCGCGTCTTCACCGTCGCTGGCGACGTCGGACTCGGGCACCGCCGTGAGGATGAAGGTGAGCTACGGCGGGGAGATCATCCAGAAGCAGCGCGGCGGATCAGCGGCGGCATCGTGCTACTACGCCGGGGGAGTTCACCGGATCGTCAGGGTCGGCCTGTCGGAGCGCCTCGCCAGCCTCCggacgcggctggcggcgctcGCCGGCTTCTCCGGCTCCGACGACGTCCGCATCCGGTACGCGctcccgggagaggagggcctccacctccacgacgtGGAGAGCGACGGCGACCTGTGGAGCCTCGTGTCGCTGCTTTTCTTCCACGAGGCGGTGATGGCCACCTCCAGCAAGCCCAAGCAAGGCCGCATCCGCGTGTTCCtcttcgccgccgacgacgccccggccgcgccgccgctccgtcgtcgcagcgcgtcgtcgccgtcgttggtCGACGTCGCCAAGCATCAGGGCGCGTTACCCGCactggcggaggaggaggaggatatgGACATCGACACGGCGGCTGCGACTTCGCCGGCAGGTGTCAGCGTCACCCGCACCGGCCAGGGGATGCGGCGGAGCGCGTCCTCGCCtgcgctggcgccgccgccgccttcggagtcgggcaccgcggcggcgacgtcgacgtcgtcgtcgtcgtcaggaGATGGCGTGCAGTTTGCTCCGGTGGTGTGGGGTGCCACTGATCCCCGTGTGGCCGTGTACC